The Allocoprobacillus halotolerans nucleotide sequence TTAGGGATTTTTATATGTGCTAAAAGTACACCATATTATTTAACTTTATGGTTTATTATAAGTTTATTTTTTGCGCAAATAATAATATATTTATTGAGTAGGCTAAAAAACAAAAAAATAATATTAATGTTTTTAGCTATGTTGTTTTTGTTAGGGATATATATATCTAGTATCTATGAACCAGGTTGGATTTTAGTAAGTGATACAATTCCTATGGCTTCTTTTTTTGTTGGGTTAGGTTTTTCTCTAGGCAATATTATGATATAATCAAAAATTTTTTTAATATACCTTGTTTGATAATTTGTA carries:
- a CDS encoding acyltransferase family protein, producing the protein MVIYISYSVILFLSGFVLNCNFPKLLDFLKLKIKRILLPYLWLSIITWIFVECIYQSVLNLDYHSFQKILGIFICAKSTPYYLTLWFIISLFFAQIIIYLLSRLKNKKIILMFLAMLFLLGIYISSIYEPGWILVSDTIPMASFFVGLGFSLGNIMI